The genomic DNA gcatacgtgcggaattagccgagtcagaaaaggcaagagagttttttaagtgttgagatctaagctgctcagctacagaaacaaaaatttcaacagccaagatctaaagttacaatataataaattgttacattttcatttattaagagaaaacaataaagtctttttaattttgaaaattgattCAGATAAGTCGAATGTGCtgggaatgagaattaaaatcatgacatatacggcggaatggctcgtttagttcaaaattttagcagtaaaggtctaaactgcctcgaaaggcgaaccgggatattaaatttaacttcagacaggagaaaagaactgcaaacagttccattcaaaatgttcactaagaatattatgccaagcatttccctacgactagaaagtggaggtagattaataagttttaaacgactagtgtatggaggtagacttatcctagaatcccatcggaaatgcgctaaggcgaaaagtaaaaattggttTTGAACCGACTCCcgacttgtcagaatggatttggtagctagggttccatacaacagagccatattccaatataagtctaaccaaagttgtatagtgttttagtaatatacggatctctaaattctttagaccaacgtttaacaaaactgaggacagcttttgctttcaagaccatggtatcaatatgactaaaattaagcttagggtccatattaactcccaaatcaacatagttaaaaacttgctctagaatatggtgttttattacataagaagagtggtgcacagatctacgggaaaagcacatcatcttacatttattgagattcaatggcaaataatttctatcacaccatgcaaccaaattgtttaagtctgtttgcaacagacacctttcctcagttgaagtgtatgattaaaaaagctttacgtcgtcagcgtataatcaaatttttgagaattctattactgaaaagatgtcgttaataaacaacaagaactgaatcgggccaagatggctaccttgcggaacacctgaagaaacattaatgatacatggtttacaaattcaagtaagtttgttatagtggAATGCCCTTTACGAAATTCATGCTGAGacgaggaaattaacggagaaatcgaaaaggttatttttaatgttggatctaaatccacttttatgcaaggGAATTATAAAacactgtttccatattgaaggaaatacaccgtgtttaagagaggaattaaatatccttgtcaaatatttggcactattttttatgaagcatgagggtatcatgtctgggccataactaaaagatggttttaacttatttaaattaagtaggacgtcttcttcagaaataattggagcgttaattaaagtattcgaacacaggacgtgctgataagaaaaagttttggaagaattattacagtagtttgacttgaaaaattcttcaaagatattggatataatattattgtcacttgaaatgatagatttgtatttcattgcgtacggaaatttggaaatccttcgtttggagttgacgaaatcataaaacgattttggattacttacaatattcttttttactttatttaagtaattattataacattttttgtttaggtcaagatattgtcgacgcaatagagaatatttagaatagtcgacaagtgaaccggtttttttaaaatgtttaaaggctcgagtttttctgtttttcaatttatataactctttcgaaaaccacggacttatacttttgcttttattaacaattactattggaacatacttttcaaataatttcataatgttattaaaatgagagacactcaattcaatgtcaccattataattaagccatgttattgtagaaagttctgtatttaactttttaaaattagcttttgcaaagttaaaccgagtacagaagcacgaagtttgatgattattatcccgtgtATTGactatgatttcgacagatatttccaaagcaggatgactctgaataacggaacactttcaagaggtatcaacgtatactaaatataagcatttaccaaatttattcggaatcaaattaatttggttcagacccaactcggacattttttcaaaaaactcatTAGAActtgaccgattgcaaatcggcacgatatagtcatcgaaaggtttccacgaagcacacagtaaattgaaatctcctaatgcgattattgaatctgcattatttgccatcgaaatAGCACtctttattaaagaagcatgctgcatgtatacagataagtccgaatcgatttcaatagatctacaatttaaacaggaccaacgcaatcccttacagtcgagaatagaatctaagattctacctgtcagtccagcacatttaatatgggcaagcccatcacaaagccagcatgaaacgtagcgatctgactcgcctttaatgttacaattgagGAAGTTACAAGAcctaataaaccacaagaatgaagatcaaataaaagagtaagtagaacaaaatttaattgatatataataaattagtgtgttaataaaatattaataataataaattcaattaagaacaaacgcaaaaataatagcaattttttttatcaaagtttaaaaccaagacagtttgaaaaagcaatatagcgagcagttttagaagcactgtaacaaataaaaagttaaacgcaacacagctttGAATAGATagaagtaaatgagataaataaagagagaaaataaataataataaaataaaacaaaatgaaacaaaaagctggcTCGGCACTaaaaattcgaaagtttaaactttttaatactgcacaaaacttaagaacatttaatacttatcttgcaactcagagttaaatcactaaaaattgtattaacacggtaaaaaaaatcaattaaacttgaagaattttttaaaataaaaacacaaaagtacacagctaaaaaaatTACGGCtaaagagcttgaagtgttgccaccttgcaattagacaatttttggtcacaaggtggcatactttaaacgtattattcacgattataccccgatataatcattgtagcttgatatgcatagtggaaagtgaaagaattagatgaaattgaaaatggtgttatatgggaaataggcgtggttgtagtgtgatttagcccattttcgaactataacatagaaatatgaaaagaacgtcatgcaccgaatttggttgaaatcggttaagcagatcccaagatatgggttttcatctaaaagtgggcggtgccacgcccactgactaattttgaacgcggttcctataaagtcatctcataccatcccagagataaaatttaatgtctctggcgtgtttagtgcttggtttatcgcgcttttagtatcggcttgtcacccgattacacccattttcacaccgtcaatagaggttctaaaaacatttgcttccagtgaattttgttattatagcattatcggtttaggagatatgcacaaatTAAACTgcgatgcccctccctaatgtgatcctgtgtaccaaataatagtcttgtatcttattgcgaagcttagttatggcaatttatttgtttttgattaatggcgttttgtgggcgtggcagtggtccgcttacgcccatctgcaataccaaccgtctcacggtaccaagaaacatgtctaccaagtttcattaagatatcataatttttattcaagttacagcttgcacggacggacaggcggacagacagtcacccggatttcaactcgtctcttcctcctgatcatttatatatatataaccctatatctaactcgattagttttaggtgatacaaacaaccgttaggtgaacaaaactattatactctgtagcaggttgcgagagtataaaaaaatattaatactcactgaccgacatattcggcataaaactggttagaataacgaaaagcattataagtagtatatggaatttgagggtagtattaacccgattttattaattttttccaataccacatactactaacatgccacagactaataaaatgctcccactgtttcattaaggtacctcacataccatcaccaatcaaatggagtaaagtcagacgaatgttcgaaaatcctgacttatttggtacacaggatcacattagggaggggcatctgcagttaaatttttaatctctcctctaaaaggtttaatgtgcatatctcctaaaccgctaatgctataataacaaaaattcactggaagcaaatgtttatagcacttctattgacggtgtgaaaatggttgaaatcgggtgacaactccgcccactccccatataacggtactgttaaaaactactaaaagcgcgataaatcaagcactaaacacgccagagacattaaattgtatctctgggatggtttgagatcaaaattagacagtgggcgtggcacagcccatatttctatgttatagtgtgaaaatgggcgaaatcggactacaaccacgcctatttcccatgtaacaccattttcaattccatctgattctttcactttccactatgcatatcaagcaacaatgattatagcggggtaaaactttgcgtgaataatacgtttaaagtaaccttgtgatcaaaaattgtctaaatcgaaccgaaactgtttaagcccctaagtactaaatatgtggaccccagtgcctatagttgaccttctaccgaaaatatcagtcaatccacaaagaaatctcaaacgagtatactatttgactttgcgagagtataaaatgttcggtttcatccgaacttagcccttccttacttattttcgtacaaaacattattttttgtgttctttgatgcaaaatattgaacaagtatttttttattacgacTCAATATGAACAATTTTGTAGTTATAAGTTTCCAAAATTTCGACATTTGAAAAAAGTATCTTTAAACATTTGCGTATACGaagaaaagtataataaaaatatccctattttttaagattttttctcagctttcTAATGGGATAAATGTTGAGTTTTTTTCAAATGTAGAACCAATTTTATTCAgtgtttttttatgaaaactgtACATTAGGCTCTTCAATCACGactgaataaatttttaatctttaacATCCGCGTGGCGAGCGTGCGATTGTTCGCACTCTATCGCTGCGAAGCATGTTTGATACAGCATGCCATTACTTCTCGCGCTGCACGCGTGGAAAAAGCTCAGTGTGCTAAATACAAACACGAGAAACATAGTTtcaaaaatttgtcaaaattacaattttattcagTCTACTCCGAAATTTACAAATTAGTAAGTGAAGAGcctaatgtacattttttattaaaaacactgAATAAAAACAgttccaaatttgaaaaaaaaaattatttttttattaaacaaatatacacatatatattttatggataCATTGTGCTGCTCTCCCTCATATTAACTGATTGCCATTATAGACCAACTCAAATTAATCGAATAGAAGCTTCTATCTGCAGAAAACGAAAAACGGCACATAAATGGAACTCAAACGATTTTAGAGACAATAATATTTACCAGTTACTTGGACTTCAGCGAAAATGTAATTAAGAATATGAAGTCCTGGTTTGGCGAAAAGTACGAGCAAATAAAAATGCCGTTCCcgcgacagtcgggtctacgtaaccggaacggacccggatttattgtggccaaggactgtcaactcggcagaattctgccgctacagcaacaacagcagcaaataaAAATGCTTTATGGCATGTAGGGTGCTCAGACCtaatgttgttatttttaatctTATCAACAtaacgtaaaaaaatttaatatatctataAGTAGGTGATTGTGTGTCATAGAGTcggaaaataaattgaattaaaatttaattgtagttttttataaactattaGTACCAAAGTGAGCTCTAACTTTTTAATGAACACATCTGAACATTCTTACTATGTACATATTAGTGGTGGtattacaaacaaccattaaataatgaaaataaaatgttttaaattgaaaaaattttgaaaattacttacTACTTGGATGTATTATGGTTCGACTATTGCGAGTATTTTTATCTAAACTGGATGTATTGCAAAACTCCATTTTTCCTGACGCTGCTAAATTTACCAGCGTTGCCTGAATAGCTGCTTCAGTATTGTTAAAGTTGGCAACATTGCCGGCCTTTGAATTTCTTACTTTTTCTGCCACTTCGATCAATGGTTCATCAGAGTCAGAAGATTCCTCACATTTTCTGCTACAGCTGATTTTTGAGACATCCTGCACATCATTTGCTGAAGATAAATCATTCATATTCCTCACATTATCATCAACAGCAACATTGCTTGTAGCGCTACTTATACTGCCTGTCCGTAAACGCTTTTGTTCAGTACATTCATTGAGTTGAGAGTTATTAGCACTAGTATCAGATTCTTGACGCTTACGCTTATTCCCTACACCAAACTGAGTTTCACTACCAGAAATTGTCACACTTAATTGTGGGCTGACACTACCAATTGAAGACGCTCGCGTTGTATTAAGTTGTTTGATGCCAGTGACTACAGAAGAATTTGCATTTGATTCATTCGATGTTGGACTTGATTTATTTATATCCACGGGACTTTCCAATCGACTACTAGCACGAGTGCGAATTCGATTACATTCCGTTTCGCTTTGCGTTGGAATTTCAATAGATATAGGAGGGTAAATAGAATCCGAACGTtgtgaataaatatttgattcATCCCCTTGTTTTTTACCTTCAAATATTGTCTTGCCTCCATCATCTATTGACAGGTTTTCACTGGCCTTCACATTAAGTTTCCTGGAACAAATTGGTTTTTCTACACTAATCTCCGATTTATATTTATCATCTAATACAATATTTCTTTCTGTATATTGTGAAGAGTTCTTTTCTTTAGGGGTAAGGGATTCAATTATTTGTTCCGAtaattcattttcattattatctGTTGAAGTTTCGGTAATATGTTCTAATAACGCTCCATTTATTGTACCTTTGATTTTGGAAGGAGATATCGCGTTTTTTGTGATTACAATTGATTCAGAAGGCATTTGTTCAACTGTGCTAACAATAGTTGATGCATTTGAGTTAACTTCCAAATAATCTTCATGAAATCCTTCCATTCTGGCCAAAGCCTTTTCAATTTCGTCATCTGTATAATCCAACAAATTATCTTTTCTTTGTGGTTTTAAGTTTAATTCGagtttatttttctcatttatatttttggtaTGATCTACTTTTTCTTTCGATATATTGtttttcaaagaattttttcCGTCACTAGATGTTGCTGCTGATTTTTCATTGCTTGTACTCCCAACACTACCGCTGTTTATCTGCTGTTGAGTTGGACTACTAGACGATTGTTGATGAGGACTTTTTTCTGATAACGCATCCATAGACTCAATACCACTATCCTCGCCTGTTCCATTTCCATTACCATGACCAGGGGTACCACTTCCGTTACTTGCCGGCGAGTTACGAAGCGTTACATTAATTAGAGCAGGTGGTGAAGTACCAACTGCATTTCCTTGATGACCTGATACAACAACGTTATTTACACTTACGGTTCCATTGGTTACAGGTATTTGAATAACTGGAACAGATTCACCTTGCACAGCTTCATGCGATTGGTTCTTGGTTGTTGGTAAATTTGAATGAGATATTTTGACTTCTGTTTTCACAATGCTTTCAGCTTTAAAAGTAACACTTTCTGATTTATCAACTAGATCATCTTGTTCTACTGAAGATTTTGGTATTGTAACTCGTTTTAGGGTTGTTGCACTTGGCAGCATAGTTGCTACTGCTACAATTGTTTCCTGTGCTGATTGACTTTCATTAAGAGCTCCAAATTTCGCTTGCTTCTGCAACTGTTTTTGTTGATGCTTTTGAAGTTGAAGTTGATGAACAGCTGTTATGTAAGACGGTGGTTTGTGATTTTTTGTCAGTGGTTTACCTCCACCCATACCAATAGGTGTAATTGTGGCTGGTGTCTTTAAATTCATTGTATTTATCACACGATTTggtatatttacagaattatcACTGGAGCAAgttaatatattattgttagATAACGTATTAGTTATGGTACCAGGTAAGCTTGATGGATCTTTACAAGTTTGTGACAGTTGATGGGACGTATGTTTTTGATATTGTGATTGATGCATCAATTGTGGTGGAAACGGTAATGTACCTACATTAGTCGAaccaattattatatttttattgtcattTAAGCTACTACCGCTCTTTGTATCAAGCGATTTAATTGCACTTATTGTGAGTCCATTCTTGTTACCCAAGAAGGAAGGCGTTGTCGTTGACGTTGCTGACGATGAAAGATCATCACTCGAAATCGGGAATGTTGGTAAACGTGCTGATGTCATTAGTGTGACGGAATTGTTGCCGCTTCCACTACAGTTAAAGACTGATGATGTAGGGTTTGGGGAAATATACAAATGCTGCATTTTCTCTTGAGTCCTAATCTCTGTACACACATCTGACATTTGTGACtgtttattaggtatatgcTTAGAACCAACATCTTCACCATCTTCACTCGATACAACTGACGACGTATTTGGCAAACTCTGTGGTTTCTTACGGTCTTTTCGACTACTTTTAATCACAATTGAATTTTTGCCACCCCTTAAACTGATGTGTAATGGGGGTACTCGTGGTTCATCAGTTGAACAATTCGGAGTAACATTTACAGCTATTTGCGGAGgcttaaaatttgtgaaatcaaTCGTTTGGTGTTGTACAACAGAAGAATTATCTTGCGGATTCTGTAGCTGTTGAGAAGAAACCGATAAAACTGTGGTATTTTGGTTTATATTCTTGTTAAGTAGAACACTATTATTACTTTTAGTTGGTACGTTTAACGTGCTCGACACTGGCGTTTCCGATGCTGAAAGTGGTGGTGAAGGTACAAATGAAATATCTACTTTATAGGCAGGAGATACCGGTTCCTTCTTTTCCAATTTTAagcgtaattttattttctcattaTTAATACACACTGCTGATGTTCGTTGAGTTGCCAATATGGATGCAGATTCCGATAACGTAGTAGAAGGTATTGTATTACTAGATGGCAATGCAGTAACCGTCTTCGATTTGGCATTTGCTTTTGTTCTTTTAAGTTTTGTCACTCCAGAAGTGGTGTTTGCATCTTGCTTTTTTTCCTTTAAGTTATTCTGTTGCTTTTCTCGTAGCGTTGTtgactttgatttttttttaagagtagcCGACGATGTCGTTCCAGTGGTAAAAATTGCATTCGGTGATTTAATCGTACAAAAGTCAGTAACATTGTTAAGAGAAATAACTGATTTGTTGAGCACATGAGTGCCATCTCGTTGAGCTTGTTTAATGCTTCGATTCGATTTGTTGAAAAGTAACGAATCAGGTGAGCGTTCTGTATCACTTCCTACTCCAGGTATGATTCGGTTATTTTGTTCACTGTCTGAAGGTTTTGACACAGAGGTTCCACATAAATTTGAATCATTCAACAGAGAATTGGGTAAACCTTCGATAGATTGATTACAACTAAAACTTTCAATTAATGACGACACTGCACGAGATATTTTTGACATAGAATTAGTTTGCTGAGTTTCCTGTTCTGCCTCTGTTTCACTGTCATCACTTTGCATTGGTTCCATTTCACCGGTCAGaggatttattaaaaattgcttCTGAATAGAGAAGTCCTCCGCTCCATCCCTTGCGTTACTTCGGTGAAGCGCAGGCTCCTCTTGAAAATTTGAATGTTGCGCAGGTTGTATAGAAGGGGAATATGTATTATGGGGTAGCTGCAATTTCTGATTAGATTGATTATTTTGCATAAACACATTGTCTTCCGGTTTATATCGATTTTGCATAACTTGATCCCGTGatagaatattatttagttGCACTTGCAACTGATTTTGTTTAGTGGCCACTATGGTGCCATCAACCATATGATTTTGTATGTTTTGTGATATTTGCCCATTTTGTTCAAAGTGCATTGGATTAACGCCAAGTGGGACGTGTCCGGCTTCTGCATTTAAAAGCGATGATGCTGCAGCCGCTGTCTCATCAATATCTACTCCTACAGCAGAtaaattttcctcaattagatcCAAGTCTAGATCTTTCGCATCTTGCAAAAGTGATTCCAATTCATTTTTATCATCCAAACTAAGAGTTGAATCCAAATCACAGTTTAATGTTGGTAGCAAAGCATCAAGATCATTTGTTGTTAAAGCTTCAAAATCTGATAGAGTTATTAAAGGATCTGATAATGCATTAGGTGCAACATTATCCATCGAAGATTCTCCCACCAATCTTCCAATTGTATTCCCTACCTGACTGGATGAATGATTGTTAAATTGCTGTTTTTGCAAATCTTCCTTATTTGACTGCGATTGATGATTAGtattcatttgttgttgctgtaagtTGTATTGCATTTGGTAACGAGCAAACTCCTGGAAACTACTCTTAGTTTCAGAATCCATCATTTTGTTACTTACAGGCCAGCCTGTTGTCGCACTAGCTGTCTGATTATAATCAGGTGGTGGAGGtattgtatttgtcaaagaGGCACTGCTACCAGTACTGGATCTCGCTGAGGATAAAGATGATGCTAAAGGTACTTGTGAGTTGTGATGAATATTAACACTTTTAGATGGCGGCGATAATGCTGGGGGTAAAATCATCGCCGTCTGATGTTGTAATTGATTATGTTGCTGCTGTAGTTGCAACTGATGCGATTGCTGTTGACTAATATGCTTATGTGCATGTGGCGTATGCGGGTGTGGAGATTGCACTGGCGTTGTAGAGGGCGACAACATTTGCTGTTGGTGTGAGCCCATTAACGGACTATGCATTGAATGGTGGCTAGAGGCAGGTGAATGCGACGCTGCAGGTGACATACTACCGGAAGAAAGAAACTGAAGTGTTTGTTGCGATTTTTGCTGCACAGCAACGTGTCCTGTCAATACACCTACGGAACGCGCTTGCCGTACATTTGGTGATTGCAGATGATGCAAATTAGTTAACATTATTCCACCATCACCATTTTGCATAGATGCCTgattattatgtattatttgaGATTGCTGGAACGATTGTTGTTGCATTAAACGTTGCGAAGGAGTACCTGGAATCGAAACAACAGCTGCCTGCAACtgttgttggcgttgttgtCGCAAAAAATGGTTTTGTTGAGATGAAATATGCTGCGCCTGAAAGTTAGATTGAATTTGGTGATGCCCAAACAAATTGCTTACAGGGCTTGTCAAGATTGTTTGCGGTTGTTGTTGATGTAAGTGCATGCTCGTATTAACGCCGGTCGATAAAGACACACCCATTGCTGAAGTTGTACCCATCAAAGTATTTTCCGAATGTAACAATTgtgtctgttgttgttgttgaacttGTTTGTGGTCTAGTACTGTGTCGTTAGGTGTTGATTGCGTTCGCATTGGTGAACTCAATAACTGTTGATGTTGGCTTTGATTTAACTGTTGCTGACTCGTGGATTGTAACGGCGATGTTTGCTGTTGCGCCAATGAAGTTTGTGGCGACAATTTTACTTGATTTGTCGTCGTATTTCCatcattttgtaataaattcacAAGCAGCGGTGAGGAAattgcaatattattattattggtcGTAGAATTAGTTACTGGAAAAGTCGTCACTGGTGGACCTCCCATACCTTTTTGTAAATAGTTTTGAactgttttgtttatttgagcgAGAGGTTTGTTTGTAACGTTTGATGTTACTGTCCCTATACCTGGATACGGGGGTGGTGGAGGTTGCAAAAACTGTAGTTTATTACCAGCTAAAACAGTAGTTGAAGGCAAAAGATCCACATTGGaagaattttttataacttttaacgGTACATTGGGACACGATACCAAACCACTTGTACGTTCTATTTGTCCATTTTGCGGCATTTGTAAAGATTGTGAACCACTTGTTGAAAATACTTGATTAGAATTTACTAGACTATTATTCAGTGCATTTTCCCGACCTTGTAAAACACGAGCTTGTCTCATACTAACAAATGGATAATCCCTATTATTTGAACCGCTATTTAAATTTGAAGGTATTGGTGGTACTGGAACTTTTCCATCCATAGGACAAACTGTGTTTGGCGGTTTGAAGAGTGGTTGGCCTTGAATTAACTGTCGCTGCAGGTTTGGGTTTGGGTTTTGgttttgatgttgttgtttttgtagaatagCTTGCGCTGCATTGCTTGTACTTGGACCCCCAAGCAGCATATTACGCCTTTCCTGTACCAGCTGATTTTGCTGTAATTGTGATGACGTAAGTACTCCTTTATTAGTAAGGTTGGTGTTTTGTGCAGGGATGCGACATTGCATTTGTGATTGCAAAAGTGTTCCACTTCTAAACTGATCGCTAAGACACCCGACACTCCCCCCAGTATCCAACAGTTGTGTAAAATCGCCCACCGTCTCACCCGTGTCGCTCGATAAACCTTCCTCGTCATTAtctaaacaatatttaaagatattttccaaaatcttttttaattgaaataattacaaCATACCTATAGTTTTTAAATTGATCTCCTGTCCGGGTAATTTTATGGATATCACAGAATCGCCATCCAACTGCACAGACATAATACCAAGAGCATGGAGGGCTGGATTGCCCTCCGCTGCCATCTGGCGTAACCGTTGAGCCGCATCCTTCGGGATTTGCACTGTTATCCGCACGCAAGATTCAATCTgctatcaaataaaaattttaagcatttaTTACAAAGTCggcaattacaaatacaaaaatttgatcCTACTTCATAATATTCTTTTGTATCTCTTGATTTGACGGTACAGgtggtttttatatatttttggagtgcattttcaaaattaatactAGTTTTTGAAAACAGATATTTATTACCATAAATTCTAGGTATATATTACCCATATCCACCCAAGAAAACATTTCGAGTATCTAGAAGTAAGgtatataaattgtaataaagGCTATAAAAAAGGCTCCTAAAGTCTAAAAATCAAACTAATTTCACTGTTTAAATAATCGAACATTGGGTCgatattggtaaaaaaaaacactaaaaaagtATGGAACAAATTTAATGATAAACGCGTAACGGTAACGGAAATGCCAAATCCGATACAAGCATATTTTACGGTTATAGGGAAACTCTTTTATCTGCTATCGCCCCTTTAGTCGGAGTCaaatttagaattattttttttttatcggataTGAACAC from Bactrocera oleae isolate idBacOlea1 chromosome 3, idBacOlea1, whole genome shotgun sequence includes the following:
- the Ncoa6 gene encoding streptococcal hemagglutinin isoform X2, which produces MQLKQIESCVRITVQIPKDAAQRLRQMAAEGNPALHALGIMSVQLDGDSVISIKLPGQEINLKTIDNDEEGLSSDTGETVGDFTQLLDTGGSVGCLSDQFRSGTLLQSQMQCRIPAQNTNLTNKGVLTSSQLQQNQLVQERRNMLLGGPSTSNAAQAILQKQQHQNQNPNPNLQRQLIQGQPLFKPPNTVCPMDGKVPVPPIPSNLNSGSNNRDYPFVSMRQARVLQGRENALNNSLVNSNQVFSTSGSQSLQMPQNGQIERTSGLVSCPNVPLKVIKNSSNVDLLPSTTVLAGNKLQFLQPPPPPYPGIGTVTSNVTNKPLAQINKTVQNYLQKGMGGPPVTTFPVTNSTTNNNNIAISSPLLVNLLQNDGNTTTNQVKLSPQTSLAQQQTSPLQSTSQQQLNQSQHQQLLSSPMRTQSTPNDTVLDHKQVQQQQQTQLLHSENTLMGTTSAMGVSLSTGVNTSMHLHQQQPQTILTSPVSNLFGHHQIQSNFQAQHISSQQNHFLRQQRQQQLQAAVVSIPGTPSQRLMQQQSFQQSQIIHNNQASMQNGDGGIMLTNLHHLQSPNVRQARSVGVLTGHVAVQQKSQQTLQFLSSGSMSPAASHSPASSHHSMHSPLMGSHQQQMLSPSTTPVQSPHPHTPHAHKHISQQQSHQLQLQQQHNQLQHQTAMILPPALSPPSKSVNIHHNSQVPLASSLSSARSSTGSSASLTNTIPPPPDYNQTASATTGWPVSNKMMDSETKSSFQEFARYQMQYNLQQQQMNTNHQSQSNKEDLQKQQFNNHSSSQVGNTIGRLVGESSMDNVAPNALSDPLITLSDFEALTTNDLDALLPTLNCDLDSTLSLDDKNELESLLQDAKDLDLDLIEENLSAVGVDIDETAAAASSLLNAEAGHVPLGVNPMHFEQNGQISQNIQNHMVDGTIVATKQNQLQVQLNNILSRDQVMQNRYKPEDNVFMQNNQSNQKLQLPHNTYSPSIQPAQHSNFQEEPALHRSNARDGAEDFSIQKQFLINPLTGEMEPMQSDDSETEAEQETQQTNSMSKISRAVSSLIESFSCNQSIEGLPNSLLNDSNLCGTSVSKPSDSEQNNRIIPGVGSDTERSPDSLLFNKSNRSIKQAQRDGTHVLNKSVISLNNVTDFCTIKSPNAIFTTGTTSSATLKKKSKSTTLREKQQNNLKEKKQDANTTSGVTKLKRTKANAKSKTVTALPSSNTIPSTTLSESASILATQRTSAVCINNEKIKLRLKLEKKEPVSPAYKVDISFVPSPPLSASETPVSSTLNVPTKSNNSVLLNKNINQNTTVLSVSSQQLQNPQDNSSVVQHQTIDFTNFKPPQIAVNVTPNCSTDEPRVPPLHISLRGGKNSIVIKSSRKDRKKPQSLPNTSSVVSSEDGEDVGSKHIPNKQSQMSDVCTEIRTQEKMQHLYISPNPTSSVFNCSGSGNNSVTLMTSARLPTFPISSDDLSSSATSTTTPSFLGNKNGLTISAIKSLDTKSGSSLNDNKNIIIGSTNVGTLPFPPQLMHQSQYQKHTSHQLSQTCKDPSSLPGTITNTLSNNNILTCSSDNSVNIPNRVINTMNLKTPATITPIGMGGGKPLTKNHKPPSYITAVHQLQLQKHQQKQLQKQAKFGALNESQSAQETIVAVATMLPSATTLKRVTIPKSSVEQDDLVDKSESVTFKAESIVKTEVKISHSNLPTTKNQSHEAVQGESVPVIQIPVTNGTVSVNNVVVSGHQGNAVGTSPPALINVTLRNSPASNGSGTPGHGNGNGTGEDSGIESMDALSEKSPHQQSSSSPTQQQINSGSVGSTSNEKSAATSSDGKNSLKNNISKEKVDHTKNINEKNKLELNLKPQRKDNLLDYTDDEIEKALARMEGFHEDYLEVNSNASTIVSTVEQMPSESIVITKNAISPSKIKGTINGALLEHITETSTDNNENELSEQIIESLTPKEKNSSQYTERNIVLDDKYKSEISVEKPICSRKLNVKASENLSIDDGGKTIFEGKKQGDESNIYSQRSDSIYPPISIEIPTQSETECNRIRTRASSRLESPVDINKSSPTSNESNANSSVVTGIKQLNTTRASSIGSVSPQLSVTISGSETQFGVGNKRKRQESDTSANNSQLNECTEQKRLRTGSISSATSNVAVDDNVRNMNDLSSANDVQDVSKISCSRKCEESSDSDEPLIEVAEKVRNSKAGNVANFNNTEAAIQATLVNLAASGKMEFCNTSSLDKNTRNSRTIIHPSKTSFAVNTIGNVQSESSPISQIKCATSSLTIGSIKNSNGTTNTSASGDSNTNDNNVSTGISAITNLHYTRGNTNSNPAFAGGERINNNNNISEEKIGTRRSVRTNAGIHKNVYGRSSSSVVPSTTLSAQNTDQAKAILSKTVGVHTSENMSIVEARRKTRSAVIGEAQLTEGRRRRNSRDYK